Proteins from a genomic interval of Quercus robur chromosome 9, dhQueRobu3.1, whole genome shotgun sequence:
- the LOC126699768 gene encoding TMV resistance protein N-like has protein sequence MASMKCKRESSLSPSSSSTRQWKYDVFLSFRGEDTRNNFTDHLYVALQRKDILIFRDEEELEKGKSISELFKTIEESQFAIIILSKNYASSTWCLDELAKIVKCREEMGLIVLPIFYDVDPTDVRKQT, from the exons ATGG CTTCAATGAAGTGTAAAAGAGAGTCTTCGCTgtcaccatcttcttcttcaacacGTCAATGGAAATATGATGTATTTCTTAGTTTCAGGGGTGAGGATACCCGTAATAATTTTACTGACCATCTATATGTTGCTCTGCAACGAAAGGACATTTTAATATTTAGGGATGAAGAAGaacttgagaaaggaaaatcTATTTCTGAGCTCTTCAAAACAATAGAAGAATCACAGTTTGCTATAAtcattctctcaaaaaattatGCATCTTCTACATGGTGCTTGGATGAGCTTGCCAAGATTGTCAAATGCAGGGAAGAAATGGGACTGATAGTTTTGCCAATTTTTTATGATGTTGACCCGACTGATGTACGGAAACAAACATGA